A genomic window from Streptomyces mirabilis includes:
- a CDS encoding nuclease-related domain-containing DEAD/DEAH box helicase: MIVIPDLADIETTTTSNAERRVARLLRAIDGPPDAVAFHSVKLRSHAVKQQGEADFVVLWNGVVVIVEVKGGGVRKYDGVWYSIDRHGDWKKLRESPMDQAQSAMYALRDILREEGVGWFATEAVALTPDIDAPPAAVEWKGSHWWAKEQMSIAALTEAFEKVAGEARLAPNGVRVSRSETLRARLFGEFTRMPVIDAQRGAVLEEQNRATEGQARVLAALSRNPRMLIFGGAGTGKSLVLAEGAKQEAGEGKSVLITFHSPALVDFFGPRIEGRDIDLLPFADLSGDKQYDVVFVDEAQDLMNAEGMDALDAVIRGGREGGRWRMFLDPNNQARVDGEFDADVCELVQQEALQYDLDRNVRNTRAIVHVVQEYLGADVGDPGIVHGDRVEWRWSDGTAGVSAAETVARDLVANGARRQDIWIISVSEDAEPRRSEAGFLVTNPRYAKGLEAEHVIVCDLPQEYKDRALAAFYVAVTRARVTLHVVASKNDKKRLQELLRKQVGK, translated from the coding sequence ATGATCGTCATACCGGATCTCGCCGACATCGAGACGACCACCACCAGCAACGCCGAACGGCGGGTGGCCCGACTGCTGCGAGCGATCGACGGCCCTCCCGACGCCGTCGCCTTCCACTCCGTAAAGCTGCGGAGCCACGCGGTCAAGCAGCAGGGGGAAGCGGACTTCGTCGTGCTCTGGAACGGCGTCGTCGTCATCGTCGAGGTCAAGGGCGGGGGCGTCAGGAAGTACGACGGCGTCTGGTACTCCATCGACCGCCACGGTGACTGGAAGAAGTTGCGCGAGTCGCCGATGGACCAGGCGCAGTCGGCGATGTACGCGCTGCGCGACATCCTCCGGGAGGAAGGGGTCGGTTGGTTCGCGACCGAGGCCGTTGCCCTCACCCCCGACATAGACGCGCCTCCGGCAGCCGTCGAATGGAAGGGAAGCCACTGGTGGGCGAAGGAGCAGATGAGCATTGCCGCACTGACGGAAGCCTTCGAGAAGGTTGCCGGCGAGGCGAGGCTCGCTCCCAACGGAGTCAGAGTCTCCCGGTCCGAGACTCTCCGGGCGCGCCTCTTCGGTGAGTTCACCAGGATGCCCGTCATCGATGCGCAGCGGGGCGCCGTGCTGGAGGAGCAGAATCGAGCGACTGAGGGACAGGCCAGGGTCTTGGCCGCGCTCTCCCGGAACCCGAGGATGCTCATCTTCGGTGGCGCGGGCACCGGGAAATCCCTGGTGCTGGCGGAGGGCGCGAAGCAGGAGGCGGGTGAAGGGAAGTCGGTGCTCATCACCTTCCACTCGCCCGCCCTGGTCGACTTCTTCGGTCCGCGGATCGAGGGCAGAGACATCGATCTCCTTCCGTTCGCGGACCTGTCCGGTGACAAGCAGTACGACGTCGTCTTCGTCGACGAGGCACAGGACCTCATGAACGCCGAGGGCATGGATGCCTTGGACGCTGTGATCCGCGGGGGTCGAGAAGGCGGCCGGTGGAGGATGTTCCTCGACCCCAACAACCAAGCACGCGTCGACGGCGAGTTCGACGCGGACGTATGCGAGTTGGTACAGCAGGAGGCGCTCCAGTACGACCTGGACCGGAACGTGCGCAACACTCGTGCGATCGTCCACGTCGTGCAGGAGTACCTCGGCGCCGACGTCGGGGACCCGGGCATCGTCCATGGCGACCGAGTGGAATGGCGGTGGTCCGACGGGACAGCCGGTGTGTCCGCGGCCGAGACCGTGGCTCGAGACCTCGTGGCCAACGGGGCCCGTCGCCAGGACATCTGGATCATCAGTGTGTCCGAGGACGCCGAGCCGCGCAGAAGCGAGGCCGGATTCCTCGTGACCAACCCCCGCTATGCCAAGGGGCTGGAAGCAGAGCACGTCATCGTCTGCGACCTGCCCCAGGAATACAAAGACCGGGCACTCGCCGCGTTCTACGTGGCCGTCACGAGGGCGCGGGTCACGCTCCACGTGGTCGCGTCCAAGAACGACAAGAAGCGGCTCCAGGAACTTCTTCGAAAGCAGGTTGGGAAGTGA
- a CDS encoding helicase-related protein — protein MNLTAAQKEALHHLRASYVGPEAGDEEVTANLPHRQYAVGMLFPVAAEARGSHGDGNTYEEVSADVPDGDGDVEESGAGAPLAEDWKPSSVALSFVTDGDSVDVDFSCGTYAAVEGDGPPRWRRTPFSVDGLDLRRGKGPERLSVGGVSVEIGSRWRGFQGDSLVTVHVRVLTESTGDDRLDIPRTLFQVHLAAAPSAGAEILEYDTTRSIDTDPEAAELRLRYRNRKVYAVGHGMAADWDFAEDRCTKVFLEPVPAFVVPAVETTGFDEGTAEAEALELGHLQQIDKNPEAVFRSLDAFLEAFAGWASRQMERAEAFSDDRAVAVRIAERSQDAVDRMREGIDLLRAPGRQDLRTAFSLGIAAMRLQMRQASINRGKPEEQVSEPRWRPFQLGFLLVSLASTVDEGHKDRDLVDLIWFPTGGGKTEAYLGLAAIEVFRRRLAHGTAGGGTAVITRYTLRLLTSQQFQRAAALVCAMERLRATDDRAKGMAPFSIGLWVGNEVTPGTRVDAREALKRLQKAARPEEANEFQVESCPWCLTPLVPRLRSDKPEDYGMRLEGVDVVLHCVDASCDFAGELPLAVVDEVLYKEPPTILLATVDKFARLQFKPEAGRLLGLGTTFRQPSMIIQDELHLLSGPLGTTVAVFDAVIQVLLSRSGSSPKIVASTATIRASEEQVEGLYGREVALYPPSGLDDDRTFFSRPVESGEGRLYVGLMPQSVSQPSAVIAAVTPMVEMPEALAARAPSAASRDAYWTLVMYHNSLRELGRTGTLVIDDVNGRLEPRAERLGFPLRPVRAGKVLELTSRRGAEELPNDLRALRVRADESPEAVDVVLSSNMLSVGIDIPRLALMLMVGQPKTTAEYIQATSRVGRGDTKGVVVTLFRSGRARDRSHFETFRGYHEALYRSVEPTSVTPWSLASRERSLAGALVALLRQSFTTLAPKEAAGRFDLGDDRIRDAVDRLVERFLGYVTRADGLEAPETRSAVWSLLRDWDRRAAQARESDEPLYYQRTKKDQAALLKKFGQPGEGWLVADSMRSVEPNVAVEVQEPQEEVHHGEDQA, from the coding sequence GTGAACCTCACAGCGGCCCAAAAGGAGGCCCTCCACCATCTCCGAGCCTCCTACGTGGGGCCCGAGGCCGGAGACGAGGAGGTCACCGCGAACCTGCCTCACCGACAGTACGCCGTCGGCATGCTCTTCCCCGTCGCAGCCGAGGCACGAGGCTCTCACGGCGACGGGAACACGTACGAAGAGGTATCGGCCGATGTCCCCGACGGCGACGGCGATGTCGAGGAGAGCGGGGCTGGGGCCCCCCTGGCCGAGGACTGGAAGCCCTCGTCCGTCGCGCTCTCCTTCGTCACCGACGGCGACTCCGTCGACGTCGACTTCTCGTGCGGTACGTACGCCGCTGTCGAGGGAGACGGGCCGCCCAGGTGGCGGCGTACCCCGTTCTCCGTCGACGGCCTCGACCTCCGGCGAGGGAAGGGGCCCGAGCGCCTTTCCGTGGGCGGAGTCTCGGTCGAGATCGGGTCACGTTGGCGCGGCTTCCAGGGCGACTCGTTGGTCACCGTCCACGTACGGGTCCTGACCGAATCAACGGGCGACGACCGACTCGACATCCCTCGGACGCTGTTCCAGGTCCACCTGGCCGCCGCTCCCTCCGCCGGGGCGGAGATCCTGGAGTACGACACCACGCGCTCGATCGACACCGACCCGGAAGCCGCCGAGCTGCGCCTGCGCTATCGCAACCGAAAGGTCTACGCGGTCGGGCACGGAATGGCCGCGGACTGGGACTTCGCGGAGGACCGTTGTACCAAGGTCTTCCTCGAGCCCGTGCCGGCCTTCGTGGTGCCCGCCGTCGAGACCACGGGGTTCGACGAAGGGACGGCCGAGGCCGAGGCCTTGGAGCTGGGGCACCTCCAGCAGATCGACAAGAATCCCGAAGCGGTCTTTCGATCGTTGGACGCCTTCCTCGAGGCGTTCGCCGGCTGGGCCTCCCGACAGATGGAACGGGCGGAGGCATTCAGCGACGACAGGGCCGTGGCCGTCCGCATCGCCGAGCGTTCGCAGGACGCCGTCGACAGGATGAGGGAAGGCATAGACCTCCTCCGGGCGCCGGGACGACAGGACCTTCGAACGGCCTTCTCCCTCGGCATTGCCGCCATGCGTCTTCAGATGCGGCAGGCGTCCATCAACCGCGGGAAGCCGGAGGAGCAGGTGTCGGAGCCGCGGTGGCGACCCTTCCAGCTCGGCTTCCTGCTCGTGTCGCTGGCCTCCACCGTCGATGAGGGGCACAAGGATCGGGACCTCGTCGACCTCATCTGGTTCCCGACCGGTGGCGGCAAGACTGAGGCATACCTGGGTCTCGCCGCGATCGAGGTGTTCCGCCGACGGCTCGCTCACGGCACTGCCGGCGGGGGAACCGCCGTCATCACCCGCTACACCCTGCGGCTCCTGACCTCTCAACAGTTCCAACGGGCCGCGGCACTGGTCTGCGCGATGGAGCGGCTGCGGGCCACGGACGACCGGGCGAAGGGCATGGCGCCGTTCTCGATCGGTCTGTGGGTGGGCAACGAAGTCACCCCCGGCACGCGAGTAGACGCACGTGAAGCACTCAAGCGGCTTCAGAAGGCCGCGCGTCCGGAAGAGGCGAACGAGTTCCAGGTCGAGAGCTGCCCATGGTGTCTGACGCCCTTGGTGCCGAGGCTCAGGAGCGACAAGCCAGAGGACTACGGCATGCGCCTGGAGGGCGTGGACGTCGTGCTCCACTGTGTCGACGCGTCGTGCGACTTCGCCGGCGAGCTTCCGCTCGCTGTCGTCGACGAGGTGCTGTACAAGGAACCGCCCACGATCCTCCTGGCCACCGTCGACAAGTTCGCGCGTCTGCAGTTCAAGCCGGAAGCAGGCAGGCTGCTCGGTCTCGGGACCACCTTCAGGCAACCATCCATGATCATCCAGGACGAGCTGCACCTGCTCTCGGGGCCGCTCGGAACCACCGTCGCCGTCTTCGACGCGGTGATCCAGGTCCTGCTGAGCCGGTCGGGCTCCAGCCCCAAGATCGTGGCCTCGACGGCCACCATCCGCGCGTCCGAGGAGCAGGTGGAGGGACTGTACGGGCGTGAGGTCGCACTGTATCCGCCATCGGGACTCGACGACGACCGGACCTTCTTCTCCCGCCCGGTGGAGAGCGGAGAAGGACGTCTCTACGTCGGCCTGATGCCGCAGTCGGTCTCGCAGCCGTCGGCCGTCATCGCAGCCGTCACCCCCATGGTGGAGATGCCGGAGGCGCTCGCCGCCCGCGCCCCGTCCGCCGCGTCACGGGACGCGTACTGGACGCTGGTCATGTACCACAACAGTCTTCGTGAGCTCGGACGCACCGGGACGCTGGTCATCGACGACGTCAACGGTCGTCTGGAGCCCCGAGCCGAGAGACTCGGCTTCCCGCTGCGGCCCGTCAGGGCGGGGAAGGTCCTGGAACTGACGAGCCGTCGCGGAGCCGAGGAGCTGCCGAACGATCTCCGCGCGCTAAGGGTCAGGGCCGACGAGTCGCCGGAGGCCGTCGACGTGGTCCTCTCGTCGAACATGCTCTCCGTGGGCATCGACATCCCGCGGCTCGCGCTGATGCTCATGGTGGGGCAGCCGAAGACCACGGCCGAGTACATCCAGGCCACGAGCCGTGTCGGACGTGGAGACACGAAGGGCGTCGTCGTCACGCTGTTCCGGTCGGGAAGGGCCCGTGATCGGTCGCACTTCGAGACCTTCCGTGGCTACCACGAGGCCCTCTACCGGAGCGTGGAGCCCACGAGCGTCACGCCGTGGTCGCTGGCCTCGCGCGAGCGATCGCTCGCCGGCGCGCTCGTGGCGCTGCTGCGGCAGTCGTTCACCACGCTTGCCCCGAAGGAAGCGGCGGGTCGGTTCGACCTCGGGGACGACAGGATTCGCGATGCGGTCGATCGACTCGTGGAACGGTTCCTCGGCTACGTCACGCGCGCCGACGGTCTCGAAGCCCCGGAAACGCGCTCCGCCGTATGGAGCCTCCTGAGGGATTGGGACCGACGGGCAGCCCAGGCACGGGAGTCGGACGAGCCTCTGTACTACCAGCGGACGAAGAAAGACCAGGCAGCTTTGTTGAAGAAGTTCGGCCAGCCCGGCGAAGGGTGGCTCGTCGCAGACTCGATGAGGTCCGTGGAGCCCAATGTGGCGGTCGAGGTCCAGGAACCGCAGGAGGAGGTGCACCATGGAGAAGATCAAGCATGA
- a CDS encoding DUF1998 domain-containing protein, translated as MEKIKHDLRLSETISPFGVGAIVDVRGESLMAPDTSWWDKKFTHEISCERLMARLGAGVLRQPPAHAGRAAKETPALPYWRFPAWRFCERCDKLSKLTGRKKGKWSNTCDCGGALVPMRYVAVCEKGSHIQDINWFQWAHRGRAASLNEAVRFCRDYKALRFRKLATRGEGLAALVVKCHGCGNERSLAELVTKGALHRDGIRCAGRQPWEPEASVKRPCPYELVAVQRGATGNYIVEKISALDIPEERPQSAEMADKIRGHMLFGKVVTDNGGPQSEVLAQLIADDIGVTAETVLGVAAGEENPASELLLDLKDGEWAAFLKKLDEGRDRTGSDFVVDGRSLEGLAGPQSLLAKISGIGQVRRVREVRALQGFRRHDAEATLINADLGADQSYRPTYPAIELFGEGIFLRFDEEKLAAWEAQPGVQARAGILKTRRADSPWAGRLDVPEPRYIALHTLAHLLIRRLAFASGYASASLQERIYANSDRTDKTAGILIYTAAGDAQGTLGGLVRLGDPKKLIPLLVAALDDADFCSNDPVCIESDRQGASQLNLSACHGCSLVSETSCETGNRLLDRQLVLGGSDVRGLLDDVLTDVRRPR; from the coding sequence ATGGAGAAGATCAAGCATGACCTGCGCCTCTCCGAGACGATCTCACCGTTCGGGGTGGGAGCGATCGTCGACGTGCGAGGCGAGTCGCTCATGGCGCCGGACACGTCCTGGTGGGACAAGAAGTTCACCCATGAGATCAGCTGTGAGCGTCTGATGGCCCGCCTTGGTGCTGGTGTTCTGAGACAACCACCCGCACATGCGGGCCGGGCCGCAAAGGAAACCCCTGCGCTGCCGTACTGGCGCTTTCCCGCTTGGCGGTTCTGCGAGCGCTGCGACAAGCTCTCGAAGCTGACCGGTAGGAAAAAAGGCAAGTGGAGCAACACCTGCGACTGCGGCGGCGCGCTCGTACCTATGCGATATGTCGCCGTCTGCGAAAAAGGCAGCCACATCCAGGACATCAACTGGTTCCAGTGGGCACACCGTGGGCGTGCGGCGAGCCTGAACGAGGCGGTCCGCTTCTGCCGTGACTACAAGGCGCTCAGGTTCCGCAAGCTGGCCACTCGTGGCGAAGGCCTCGCGGCCCTGGTGGTGAAGTGTCACGGGTGCGGGAATGAGCGCAGTCTCGCTGAACTCGTGACGAAGGGGGCCCTGCACCGCGACGGGATTCGTTGCGCGGGACGGCAGCCCTGGGAGCCGGAGGCCTCCGTCAAGAGGCCTTGCCCGTATGAGCTGGTTGCGGTGCAGCGTGGTGCCACCGGCAACTACATCGTCGAGAAAATCTCGGCTCTCGACATCCCGGAGGAACGCCCGCAATCCGCGGAGATGGCCGACAAGATCCGTGGTCACATGCTCTTCGGGAAAGTCGTGACCGACAACGGCGGACCCCAGTCGGAAGTGTTGGCGCAGCTGATTGCCGACGATATCGGAGTGACGGCGGAAACCGTCCTCGGCGTCGCGGCGGGGGAGGAAAACCCCGCGAGTGAGCTGCTGCTCGACCTGAAGGACGGTGAGTGGGCGGCGTTCCTGAAGAAACTCGACGAAGGGCGCGACCGCACGGGAAGCGACTTCGTCGTCGACGGGAGAAGCCTCGAAGGGCTCGCGGGACCGCAGAGCCTCCTCGCCAAGATCAGCGGCATCGGACAGGTACGCCGGGTTCGGGAGGTCCGTGCCCTGCAGGGGTTCCGACGCCACGACGCGGAAGCAACGCTGATCAACGCCGATTTGGGGGCGGACCAGTCATATCGGCCCACCTATCCGGCGATCGAACTGTTCGGTGAAGGAATCTTCCTGCGGTTCGACGAAGAGAAGCTCGCCGCATGGGAGGCACAGCCGGGGGTGCAGGCACGCGCCGGCATCCTCAAGACGAGAAGGGCCGACTCTCCCTGGGCCGGCCGCCTTGACGTGCCGGAACCCAGGTACATCGCCCTGCACACGCTGGCGCACCTGCTCATCCGGCGGCTGGCGTTCGCCAGCGGCTACGCGTCTGCCTCGCTGCAGGAAAGGATCTACGCGAACTCCGACCGCACGGACAAGACCGCCGGGATCCTGATCTATACCGCGGCAGGGGACGCCCAAGGGACTCTCGGCGGTCTCGTCAGGCTCGGGGATCCCAAGAAGCTGATCCCACTCCTGGTGGCCGCCCTGGACGACGCGGACTTCTGCTCCAACGACCCAGTCTGCATCGAAAGTGACCGTCAGGGAGCCTCACAGCTGAACCTCTCAGCCTGCCATGGGTGCTCCCTGGTGAGTGAGACCTCCTGCGAGACCGGAAACCGGCTGCTGGATCGACAGCTGGTCCTGGGCGGAAGCGACGTGAGAGGACTGCTGGACGACGTTCTGACGGACGTCCGACGGCCCAGGTGA
- a CDS encoding DNA cytosine methyltransferase, with amino-acid sequence MTLNAIDAFAGAGGLSLGLTRAGYSVRLAFDNSQVAIDTHRKNLSCRAETLDAATTSGSELLDLAGLKRGEVDLLAGGPPCQGFSLQRRGEREDPRNLLVLRYLDWLEEMRPRAFLMENVAAIQSVRGKHILRAVEEAAQDLGFQVHATILDASQYGVPQKRRRAFLVGLPAGTHFSWPAAITQSPRTVGDAIRDLPSPPEDGSSHPSIANHYREARLSDLNIERIKHVPPGGGREYLPKHLQLACHQGNHRHLDTYGRLSWDEPAVTITARFDSFTRGKFGHPEEHRTITLREGARLQSFPDDFVFLGNREEGARLIGNAVPPLLAQAIGQSIKSALSGSQTPGDSEPVQMSLWGAGVAAV; translated from the coding sequence GTGACGCTTAATGCAATTGACGCATTTGCTGGCGCAGGTGGACTCAGCCTAGGGCTTACCCGCGCCGGGTATTCGGTTCGATTGGCTTTCGATAACAGCCAGGTCGCCATAGACACGCATCGCAAGAATCTGTCATGCCGTGCCGAAACACTCGATGCCGCTACTACCAGCGGGAGTGAGCTTCTCGACCTTGCTGGACTAAAGCGCGGCGAAGTGGATTTGCTTGCTGGCGGTCCTCCTTGCCAAGGCTTTTCCCTTCAGCGTAGAGGAGAGCGAGAGGACCCAAGGAATCTTCTCGTTCTTCGATATCTCGACTGGCTCGAAGAGATGCGTCCTCGTGCATTCCTTATGGAAAACGTCGCTGCCATCCAGAGCGTGCGCGGGAAGCACATTTTGCGGGCCGTGGAAGAGGCCGCACAGGACCTAGGTTTTCAGGTTCACGCGACAATTCTTGATGCTTCTCAATATGGCGTTCCCCAAAAACGTCGGAGAGCATTTCTAGTAGGACTTCCCGCCGGCACGCATTTCTCTTGGCCTGCAGCGATTACCCAATCTCCACGCACAGTGGGGGACGCCATCCGGGATCTTCCGTCGCCACCAGAAGATGGGTCTAGTCATCCATCAATAGCGAACCACTACAGGGAAGCTAGGCTGAGTGACCTCAACATCGAACGGATCAAACACGTCCCCCCTGGGGGCGGCCGAGAGTACCTTCCTAAGCACCTCCAGCTTGCGTGCCACCAGGGCAACCATCGTCATCTAGACACCTACGGACGCCTCTCGTGGGATGAGCCAGCGGTGACGATTACGGCGCGGTTCGACAGCTTCACCCGCGGCAAGTTCGGCCACCCGGAAGAGCATCGGACTATCACTCTTCGCGAGGGAGCGCGCCTCCAGTCATTTCCGGATGATTTCGTTTTCCTTGGAAATCGAGAAGAAGGCGCAAGGCTGATCGGTAATGCGGTCCCACCCTTGCTCGCACAAGCGATCGGGCAAAGCATCAAGTCAGCCCTGTCCGGAAGTCAGACACCAGGCGACTCCGAACCGGTACAGATGTCTTTGTGGGGTGCCGGCGTCGCTGCTGTTTAA
- a CDS encoding DNA cytosine methyltransferase: MDKGEPGWAYADLFSGCGGMSAGLAATGQFEAVYAADNDRWANATYAANIGHTPDDMDLLTLQDPAARRSWAAQIRESVGARPFLLSGGPPCQGFSSHVKTRGDRKGRNQLFSVFGDLAVTLKPDVVMVENVADLVSARSWDLFDEFRSKLEKAGYRVRARIMNMAQLGVPQERFRTVVLASLHQMPTFPSVRNTPETFATVKEWIGQLPHISSGEANPDDPMHVTSRHRPSTIEILKQVPHDGGSRPPGVGPECLDRTRGSHGGYTDVYGRLPWSGPAPTITARCRTPSCGRFAHPEQDRGLTAREAGLLQTFPATWQFKGPFDDRYKQIGNAVPPLAAQAFGEHIAAGMPPVESEVGLFEVADKPVGSSFSVLIPGIRRRGGLLTQ, translated from the coding sequence ATGGACAAGGGTGAACCCGGTTGGGCATACGCCGACCTCTTCAGCGGTTGTGGCGGCATGTCGGCCGGCCTGGCAGCAACAGGCCAGTTTGAGGCGGTCTACGCCGCTGACAACGACCGTTGGGCCAACGCTACTTACGCTGCCAACATCGGCCACACACCGGACGATATGGACCTGCTGACACTGCAGGACCCTGCCGCTCGGCGTTCGTGGGCCGCCCAGATCCGCGAGTCAGTCGGAGCCCGACCCTTCCTCCTCTCTGGAGGACCGCCGTGCCAGGGCTTCTCGTCACACGTCAAAACACGTGGCGACCGCAAGGGGCGAAACCAACTCTTCAGCGTATTCGGCGATTTGGCGGTCACACTCAAGCCAGATGTCGTTATGGTCGAGAATGTCGCTGACCTTGTCTCGGCTCGCTCATGGGATTTGTTCGACGAATTTCGTTCGAAGCTGGAGAAAGCTGGCTACCGCGTTCGAGCGCGGATCATGAATATGGCTCAGCTTGGTGTTCCACAAGAACGCTTCCGGACCGTAGTGTTGGCGTCTCTGCATCAAATGCCAACGTTTCCTTCGGTTCGAAACACGCCAGAGACGTTCGCCACCGTCAAGGAATGGATTGGCCAACTGCCCCATATTTCCAGCGGCGAGGCGAATCCTGATGATCCGATGCACGTCACGTCGCGTCACCGGCCATCCACGATCGAGATTCTGAAGCAAGTCCCTCATGATGGCGGCTCGCGTCCACCGGGGGTCGGTCCGGAGTGCTTGGATCGCACACGTGGGTCCCACGGTGGGTATACCGATGTGTACGGGCGTCTCCCTTGGTCCGGCCCGGCACCTACCATCACTGCTCGATGCCGAACTCCTAGCTGTGGGCGATTCGCTCATCCTGAGCAGGACCGTGGTTTGACAGCAAGAGAAGCCGGGCTTCTGCAGACATTCCCCGCGACGTGGCAGTTCAAGGGGCCTTTCGACGACCGCTACAAGCAGATCGGAAATGCGGTGCCTCCGCTAGCCGCTCAGGCTTTCGGTGAACACATCGCAGCGGGCATGCCGCCCGTGGAATCCGAGGTAGGACTCTTTGAGGTGGCCGACAAGCCAGTTGGTAGTAGCTTCTCGGTGCTGATCCCCGGCATCCGCAGGCGCGGAGGGTTGCTGACCCAGTGA
- a CDS encoding 5-methylcytosine restriction system specificity protein McrC, with product MRATTYGRVQLTHEEVGYSFEELSQLSWVQGRVASVRPNRFGYDLEIGPYAGTLVVHENLIITIEEMIPGTVDACLSLSSSGRRQSSQAAQPGSTLPPLASVARAFSEMIERELALGPQKQYTATSAYSNRVRGKIHVGETVRNLWSRGRHDLLAIRYRNLTEDTEINRYLLAACIRAEHLLNKHDEERVAVQRCIQMLSGAKMLLEPTLTSPPPNISASLKETLQVARTLIRGVPFNFRNTGNSPFSAWVNIDRIFEEAVRTICRTSIPTDCTVTDGKSQKIPLFHAMEGEPAPVAKRADPDIVIRGATRTGLLDAKYRKSGEKVTEDAIYQLISHAGAFSADAAALVAPALHGPPGIRRLGRISTGCSVDVIAVDPTRADVMSDLIGQWTARLAQ from the coding sequence GTGAGAGCCACCACGTACGGACGCGTTCAACTCACGCATGAAGAGGTTGGATACTCCTTCGAAGAGCTTTCTCAGCTTTCTTGGGTTCAAGGAAGAGTCGCTTCTGTGAGGCCAAATCGTTTCGGGTACGACCTCGAGATCGGCCCCTACGCCGGCACTCTCGTCGTCCACGAAAACCTCATTATTACTATCGAAGAGATGATTCCTGGAACTGTCGACGCGTGTCTCAGTCTTTCCTCCAGCGGCCGGCGGCAATCCTCACAAGCAGCCCAACCCGGTTCGACGCTGCCTCCACTCGCTTCCGTTGCACGAGCATTCTCCGAAATGATCGAGAGGGAGTTGGCGCTAGGACCGCAGAAGCAGTACACCGCAACCTCTGCCTACAGTAATCGCGTCAGAGGCAAGATCCATGTCGGCGAGACGGTCCGCAATTTGTGGAGTCGCGGGCGACACGACCTGCTGGCAATACGCTACCGCAATCTAACCGAAGATACAGAGATAAACAGGTACCTTCTGGCTGCTTGCATCCGGGCCGAGCATCTGCTGAATAAGCACGACGAGGAAAGAGTGGCAGTACAGCGATGCATCCAAATGCTTTCGGGAGCAAAAATGCTTCTCGAGCCAACACTTACATCTCCTCCTCCTAACATCAGCGCAAGCCTGAAAGAGACCCTGCAAGTAGCAAGGACTCTGATCCGCGGCGTGCCGTTCAACTTCCGAAATACAGGAAATTCGCCGTTTAGTGCTTGGGTGAACATTGACCGAATCTTCGAAGAAGCCGTGCGCACTATCTGCCGGACTTCGATTCCCACCGACTGTACGGTGACGGACGGGAAATCTCAGAAAATTCCCTTGTTTCACGCAATGGAGGGAGAACCAGCACCTGTAGCCAAAAGAGCCGATCCAGACATCGTCATCCGTGGCGCAACTAGGACCGGACTACTTGATGCTAAGTATAGGAAGTCAGGAGAAAAGGTCACCGAAGACGCTATATATCAGCTGATCTCTCACGCTGGAGCCTTCTCGGCCGACGCTGCTGCACTCGTAGCGCCAGCTCTGCATGGCCCGCCAGGCATCCGCAGACTAGGCCGTATCAGCACGGGGTGCTCTGTGGATGTCATCGCAGTGGATCCCACACGAGCAGACGTGATGAGCGACCTGATCGGTCAGTGGACCGCGAGACTAGCGCAGTGA